A region of the Salmo trutta chromosome 40, fSalTru1.1, whole genome shotgun sequence genome:
taaatgaccagcatggtcaaataataataatcatagtagttgtcgagggtgcaacaagcacgtccggtgaacaggtcagggttccgtagccgcaggcagaacagttgaaactggagcagcagcatggccaggtggactggggacagcaaggagtcatcatgccaggtagtcctgaggcatggtcctagggctcaggtcctccgagagaaagaaagaaagagagaaagagagaattagagagagcatatttacattcacacaggacaccggataagacaagagaatactccagatgtaacagactgaccctagccccccgacacataaactactgcagcataaatactggaggctgaaagGATCCTGAAAGGATCCTGTGTTGACACAATTAGGTGACCTATCCCATATCTCTCAAGTCCAATTCACATAAAGACCACAAGAGGTCACCAAATTATTTTCCCTGGCTGTCACTGTTCTTGCTGAACAAAAAATGTCCTCTGTGTCATTACAACTTTTGGAGATATTTCAACAAAACGATTTTGTGGTAATTTTTGGACATTTTGGACATATATTCCAATGAAGTTAGATCTATATATTTGTGTTAGATATACAAGTAGGAAAGCCTTAAGATAAACAACCAACTTGTTTAGAGAGAAGCATGTTGATCATTTTTGAGTATGTAAGATGATTGTGTTGGGGCAACTCTGGGGGGTAACTGACCCCTGGGGGCTAGTTACCCCTTTGtggttatgaatgtgtttctaCCTGTCATTTAGACAATGACTAGCCCAGTTAGTGCTAGTTTATgttaacttgctagctagcaacttcacTAGCATTAAATGCTAGTCAGCTCGCTAATTAGCATAAGCTGCTAGGAGTTATAGCTAGCAACCTTACTACCAGATCGTCTGAAGTAAGATACATAAAAAAGAGAACAACTTAATGTCAGTTCTAAATGTTTCCTCTGGTGACTGATAATGCAACCTTATAGTTAATGCAACTTTTTAGCCTTTTAGCTATTTTACACAGCATTTTATGTcatatagctagatagctatcTACGTTTTTAAGAGAGAGATATTCAATTGGCATCTCTCCCACTGTTTTCAGTCACAGGTGGGGACTGGATTAGGTGCGAGCAGTGCAGGAGGTGGGCTCATGAGTTGTGCTCCAATTTTACTAGGGATAGCTTTATTTGTGACCTACATGTACTAATTAGAATTGTGCAATATCAGAACATAAGAGAGTTGCCACATAGTTACACTGAGTTAATTAGTTAAGTTAGTTATTAAATGTTATATTCCAATGTTATTTAATGTTATTATTTATATTCCATTCCAATATTATATTCcaattaatgttttttttacgAATTAAAAACAGCTTTTGAAACCTTTTGCTCCTGAATGTCATTTTAAAGACTGCTGGGATTTAATATCTTGCATTATTCAAATAATATTTAGTGCACTTGTACATAATGGATTGTATGGAAAAGGAACAACAAAGAAGgaacaaataaaatgtatgtgCAGGTGAGTTAAAAATGACTTTACATCAAATCTCCTCATAGTGTATAAATAAAACTGATTAAATTGATTTTAACACACTTGTGTGAAACCCTATGCCACAGGCTAACCTACCCCGGGAGGAGATTATCTATattgatcaaaaatataaacgcaacatgcaacaatttcaaagattttactgagttacagttcatagaatgaaatcagtcaatttaaatacattcattaggccctaatctatggatttcacataactgggcaggggcacagccatgggtgggcctgggcggtcataggcccacccacttgggagccatgtCCACCCACAGGGAAGCCAGgcgcagccaatcagaatgagtttttccccacaaaagggctatAAATACAGACAGAAATAGTCCTCAGCACCCACCCCCTCCCCTCAGACAATCCTactggtgaagaagccggatgtgtaagtggcgtggttacacgtggtctgcggttgtgaggccggttggatgtactgccaaattctctaaaatgacggcggcgtcttatggtagagaaatgaacatccaattctctggcaacagctctgttggacattcctacagtcagcatgccaattgcatgctccctcaacttgagacatctgtggcattgtgttgtgtgacaaaacattttagtggccttttactggccccagcacaaggtgcacctgtttaatgatcatgctgtttaatcagcttcttgatatgccacacctgtcaggtggatggattattttggcaaatgaGAAAGGCTCACTttcaaggatgtaaacaaattggtgcacaaaatttgaaagaaatacATTATGTACATTATGTACATTAAGTACATTATGGAACATTTTtggtgatcttttatttcagctcatgaaaaatgtaaccaacactttacatgtggcgTTTATATTTGTATACATTTCAGTCAATAACGCCAATGCCAATATTATTATGCAATTGTTACAGCCTGATTGTCAATAATAGCTTCATCTATCAGCCTACAGTATCAATTGTTTTATTTGTAAATGAAACATGTTTATTTGCAAATTCTGTGTTTACACacgttgtatatatatatatatatatatatatatatataaaatcaatTGAGGGTTGTAGACCAACTGATGCTGCGCAATAGCGTAACCTACCCAGACACACCGTGGCATCCAAGCAACGGTTTCATTTGTCGGGGACGCGAGGAAACAAGTCGCCTAATTGGTTTAATAGCCTAAGCCTACTATCGATGTGCCATATTTATTTTGTGCGCAACCGCTCCCACAAAAGGTGAACTGAACAACACGCTTCCTGAGTCCTGAAAGCTCTGCTTTCATTTGGACGCTTTTGGAGTCTGTGTGGAGATGACAATACACTAGAAAGTGTATTTTATTGTATGAAGTATTGGTTCCATCTTATAACGGAATATAGCCTACGCATCTTGTGTGAGATGAAAACAGTTCCAGAGGTGAGCGAAATACGTTCATTGGTTATGTTCACAATACGAAAAAACGATGTCGCATTATTGTGAGGATCTTCATCGTTTGGAAATGTAAGTGGTTATGTTAAACTTTCTATTGCTTGGACCTTTTCTTTTAATTTGGCAGCCCCCTGGGAGTATTTTCTATGAGACTCAATGTATTCCCTTATAGCCTAATTTTCAGCTGGTAAAATAACAGTTTCACTAGTAGTTCTAAACTACATGATGGTTCGAGCTATTCCACTGTAAATTGTCTTCTAAACGAGCATAATCCAGATGGTTATCACATGTAATAGctaatgcctcatgagtttagttcaactgtctaaccccatcagaacccaaaatgtaaacatattttactccaatgtttataaacactgtaaacaaacactgtaaagcctcaaaacatggttaaaactctaATTCTGATATAATGGGTCCTCAGTCCTTTCATCCAcatctctgtctatgaatttgagaatggttacatttctccatgtccatccctcagtttttttttaccaaaacagaggtgggaTGGCCACTTTTTATTGTTTTAATTAAGGACTCTAGCATTAAGGTTATTTTGCAGAGAAAACAAGTTAATCACTGTCATATGACATTATCGATGCCAatacccatctctccctctctgtgtgtctctctctctctctctctctctctctctctctctctctctctcagctcttttTGAATGGGATGCTTAAGAGTGGCTCATAAGATGTTTGCAACTTTTTCACCAACAAGCTGAGACTCAGCCATCAAACAGTAGAATGTGTCCCATTGTGCCACAATCGCTGTGTGTGTCCATTGACGGGCACTTACATGGCTTTAGGGTTACCTTGGCATTCCTCCTGTCCGTATGTCTGTCCCGTATGACATTCACGGCCGCCTGCCCACCACCCTGCCTGTGTGCCAGCGACATCGTCTCCTGCAGTGGTCGCAATCTGTCAACTGTTCCCCCTGACCTCCCTGGCTATGTCACCCGATTGGACCTCAGCCAcaatctcctctctgctctgctttTGGATTGGCCAGACCGGTGTCTGCACAGGCTGACCGCGCTGGTCCTCAGTCAAAACGCCATTACCCATCTGGCACCGGACGCCTTCGCCCCCACCCCTCACCTTCACCACCTGGACCTCTCGTCCAATGGGCTGTCTCGGCTCAACGCATCTGCCTTTCATGGGCTCGGGGAACTGGAAGTGCTGCTTCTGTTTGGAAACCGCATCAGTCAGACCATGGCGGGAGCCTTCCAGGGGCTGAGCAGCCTGGAAAGGCTGTATCTGGGCGGGAACAGACTGGCTGCCTTCCCCCTGGAGCTCTACCAGCGAGATGGGGCTCTGCCACGTCTGCGTTTCCTGGATTTGTCGATGAACATGGTGAGGCAGGTGCCCGTGCAAAGCCTACTCTCTCTGGCCACCTGGCAGCAGGGGGGCATCTATTTGCAGGGGAACCCGCTGGTGTGCGACTGTGCCCTGCGCGCCATGCTGGAGTACTGGGAGAGGAGGCAGTACCGTCCCCTACTAGACTTCAGGGAGGAGTATCCATGCAGCCTGGGTCAGGAGGAGTGGCTGAATTGTTCTGCTAGCCCTCAGGGTGGGTTTAATGGAACTGTAGAAGTGTCTTACCAGGCAGAGCCTGGAGATTGGCTCATGGTGCCGTGCCCTGGCGTTTCTCTCCCC
Encoded here:
- the LOC115180136 gene encoding amphoterin-induced protein 2-like, which produces MTFTAACPPPCLCASDIVSCSGRNLSTVPPDLPGYVTRLDLSHNLLSALLLDWPDRCLHRLTALVLSQNAITHLAPDAFAPTPHLHHLDLSSNGLSRLNASAFHGLGELEVLLLFGNRISQTMAGAFQGLSSLERLYLGGNRLAAFPLELYQRDGALPRLRFLDLSMNMVRQVPVQSLLSLATWQQGGIYLQGNPLVCDCALRAMLEYWERRQYRPLLDFREEYPCSLGQEEWLNCSASPQGGFNGTVEVSYQAEPGDWLMVPCPGVSLPLREGLMVFWVTPGDGSPALGVTDDQSSRLTVLTNGTLEIRGALREDSGTYSCVAVRGRHRSSNETLEVTVSVGNSSGPGKSGEERSSGGEHFNTAFTTLASCVVSIVLVLLYLYLTPCRCHGGKAGGVGGCGGRAMLLCADPREAELADRRVTGGKRVAFLETGGEHPHKCSAKHPVMDAAATEGILKNGSRALEQVLEEHVA